The Verrucomicrobiota bacterium genome segment ACGCCTTTTCCCAGAAAAAAGACGGAGAACACCGCCGGAAACTGATTTGACGGTCATAGGTTACAACGGTATGATCCGCTTGAATGAAGTCAGTAAAAACCATAAAAAATGCTACAGCTCCCTGAACCACTGGAACACGACATGTTGAATTCCAGTCGATTTGCGCCTACTGCTGCCAAGACAAGTGATAAGAAAAAGCCTAGTCGACGCGAGGACAACAAACTGCGACTCAGCGACCGACCCGCTCACCAGTGGTATCGCTTCGTACTCTCTTTTCCTCCTCATCTTGTGCAGGACTATATTGGTAAGTTTGGGCTAGGTGCGGGAAATCGTGTTCTAGACCCCTTCTGCGGCACTGGGACGACCGTGGTGGAATGCAAGAAACTTGGCATTTCAGCAGTCGGGCTGGAATCCAACCAAGTGGCGTGCTTTGCCAGCCGCACCAAACTCAACTGGGACATTGATCCGAAGGCCTTGCTGCGACATGCCCAAATGGTGGCAGACATCGCCAGTAGGCGTTTGGAAGATGATGGGTATTGTGACGACGATGGCACTCTCCGCCTTTTGGAGCATTCAAGAGCGCCCCTGCGCACTTTATCAGATGAGGCGACGACCTTGCTGCTGACAAATTCGATCAGTCCTATTCCCCTGCACAAGACGCTTGTCCTCCTGGACACTTTGGCTGTGCAGCAGGATGAACGTTTTGCAAACCATGAACGGCTTGCCTTGGCCAACGCACTGGTAAACGGAATTAGCAACCTGCATTTCGGGCCGGAAGTCGGCATTGGGCCAGCCAAACCCGATGCCCCCGTGGTCTCCCTCTGGCTGGACGGTATTCGCGCAATGGCTCAAGACTTAGAGACCTTGCCACACGATGCCACTACGGAAGCGGTGGTCTATCAGGCTGACGCTCGCGATGCCGCACATGTTTTGGCACCGCAGTCCATTGACGCTGTGATCACTTCGCCGCCCTATCCAAATGAGAAGGACTATACGCGTACAACACGCCTGGAATCAGTGCTGCTGGACTTTATAAAATCAAAGGAAGATTTGCGCGACCTGAAGCGGCGGCTAGTCCGCTCCAACACTAGGGGTGTATATAAAGTCGACAACGACGACACGCATGTGGCGGGGCATCCCGAGATCGAGCGTATCGCCGCTGCGATTGAAAAACGGCGCATCGAATTGAAAAAGGACTCAGGCTTTGAGCGACTCTATGCCCGTGTAACCAAACTCTACTTCGGCGGCATGGCTCGGCATCTGGCGGGATTGCGCTCTGTGCTCCGTCCCGGTGCCCAGTTGGCTTACGTAGTGGGTGACCAAGCCTCATACCTTCGCGTTATGATTCGCACCGGCCAACTACTGGCCGATATTGCCATATCGTTGGGCTACGAAGTCACAAGCATTGACCTTTTCCGTACAAGACTATCAACTGCCACACGGGAACAACTGCGCGAAGAAGTTGTTCTCTTGCGCTGGCCGGGAGCCATATCCACAACTCATAAACCATAATGAAATCCAAGAATCGTTACTCCGCCATTATCGAGCGTATCTTCAAATCCAGATTCAAACCCGGTCTGACCGAACTGGAGTTCGAACGGCAAGAAATGGTGACTATTGCTCGCGATCTGCGGATCGAACTTCCTAAGAACCTTGGCGATCTCGTATACAGCTTTCGTTACCGCACCGCCCTGCCCGATTCCATTCAGGCAGGTGCGATACCCGGCAAAACATGGATCATCCGTTCAGCGGGCCAAGCCAAATACCGATTTGTCTTGGTCCCCGATGTGCCGTTGACGCCGAATCCAAATCTTACCGAAACGAAAGTGCCCGACGCTACGCCGGGCATTGTGGCCAAATATGCGTTCAATGACGAACAAGCGTTATTGGCCCGTTTGCGCTACAATCGGCTCGTGGACATTTTCACGGGCATCACCTGCTATTCGCTCCAAAACCATTTGCGTACCACCGTTCCTAACATGGGGCAGGTGGAGACCGACGAAATCTATGTGGGCATGGATAAAAAGGGCGTTCATTACGTCTTTCCCATTCAGGCAAAAGGTGGAACTGACAAATTGAACGTCGTGCAAATCGAGCAAGACTTCGGCGTCTGTGCGCAGAAGTTTCCAGCGCTTGTCTGCCGTCCTATTGGGGCGCAGTTCATTGACGATGGTGTCATCGTCTTGTTCGAGTTAGAGCAAACGAACGATGGTGTTCGCATCAACTCGGAAAAACATTACCGGCTGGTCCCACACGAAGAAGTCACTGATGTGGATTTGATGAATTACCGTCAACGCATGGCTGATTGATGGGCGCATTCTGTTCCGCAATGATCCCAGGACCTATCTACTATCAATTATTGCGGACGGTCAAAGAGTTGATGGAAGGCTAGAGCTAGAGCCTTGAACGCCCCGCATTGAACAACACCTAGCCGATTAATGTTTCAGCGGAATCCGGACATTGAAGGAATGCGTGCGCTGGCTGGTCTCATCAACCGCATACATCAACACCACTGGCACCCCATTCTCAAAAAATAGCTGGGGCCGTTCGAGCGAGTTGAGCTTTTGTTTGCGTCCACCTTCCCAGGTGATTTCCGTCGTAGCCACCAACGCATGCTGCGATAATTTCCAACTGAAACCGTCGGGAGACTCAAAGAGCGCGGTGGATTTGCCCGCGCCGGTGAAGTGTCCCGCATTATCCTTTACGATTGCCCAATAGCGATCCGGGCCGTACCAGATAAAGGGATCTTCGGCCGCAAAGTTCTCGCCCGCCTTGGTGAATACCGGCTCTGGATGTTTTTTGAACGGCCCCTCCGGTGAATCACTCGTGGCCACCAAGTGTACCACTGGCCCGCCAAACGGCATCGGCTTCTTGTCCGCCACGGCTTTGTACACCATCAAATAACCACCATCCGGTCGGCGCGTCACTGAAGGATTGCTGGTCACCAGCGCATCGTGCGAGCCTGGGGTGACATCCACCAACGGTTTATCCGCGCGCCGCCATGGGCCCGCAGGCGACTCGGCCACCGCCACGCCAATGCGCTGGTTATTGCGATGCACCCAATTGAGGGTCTTCATGGCTTTGCCATCGCCGGTGTTGCCCATGTAGTAGAGGTAATACTTGCCATCGAACTTGTGGACTGTGGGGTTGTGCGTGCATAGACCGTCCCAGAATTCCTTGCCTCGCGCGGGCAGCGCCACGTCCTGATGCTTGAATGGCCCCAAAGGCGTGTCGCCCACCGCGTGAGCGACCTCCGAATGCGTCACCCAGGCGTAATGCCCCAGCGCACGCGGCCAGCGGGAATAAAACAAGTGGTACTTGCCATCATCGCCACGCGCCATCGTACCGCACCAGATGTAAAAGTCCGGGTCGGAAAACTTGCCGGACTCCGGCGCGGGTTGAATCATGGCCGCAAAATCATACAGGGGTGGCTGGCCAGCCGGTTGATCGGTGGGCACCGGCGCACCCATCAAGGGTATGGCCAGCAGCGCCAGTAGCAGTATCAGTCGCATTCTCTTTCCAGTGACGTTATGCATGAGTTGGAGCTTATCGCAGAGCGATTGCATTATGAAGCTTGTTTTTTCACTACCAACTCACCGGCCAGTTTCCTGCCGTTTTCCATTGCCACCACTGCCGGTTGGCACTATACCCATTGTCGTTCGCATGATTCAAGTATCAGGGGCAAGAATGATAACGACATCTGGCACCTTTGGTGTACCACAAACGCCGCAAACAGGCGGCCGATGGCTATTGATTTGCCTGCTGCTATGCCTTGGCACCCTCGCCGCCCCAGCCGCCTCGCTCAAGCAATTTGACGTCTTTATCGGGTATGACGGGGTGCTCCCGGAAGGTAATTGGTTTCCCGTCACCTGTGAGGTGGCCAACGACGGCCCCACCTTCGAGGCCGTTTTTGAACTCACCGCCGGCGGGTTCAAGCAAAGCCAGGTGAGACGATTGCGGTTGGAACTGCCCACCGGCACCATGAAGCGGTTTGTCATCCCCGTTTTCAACAGTACCCGCTATAACAGCACTTGGAATGCGACGCTTTACGACAGCAAGGGCAACAAGCGAGCCGAAATGCGCGATATCCGCGTGCGCAAGGTGACCGGTTCCAAGGCCCCGGTCCTCGGCGCGATCGTGCGTTCCATGACCAGTCTGCCGGTATTTCCCAACGCCAATAATAGCCACGCGGAGTTCCAGCCCATGGTGGCGCGCATCCAGCCGGAGCAATTCCCGGACAACCCGTTGGCCTTGGAAGGTCTCACCGCCGTGTACTTGAATTCCGCCAAAGCCCTGACCTTGAAAATGCAGCAAGCCAATGCGCTGCTGGCGTGGATTTCGGCGGGCGGCCATCTGATCGTGGCGGTGGATCAACCCGGCGATTTCCAAGCCAATCGTTGGTTGGGTGATTTGATCCCATTTGCCCCCACCAGCCTGCAACAACTCCCTGACCACAGTGGCTTGAAGCGCTGGGTGGAGACTGCCGCCACCAAGGTTTCGGCGGCGGATGATTCGGGCATGAACCGGGCAGGCGTCACCGCCCGTCATCCGGGCTTCGTCAATTTGCGCGTGGACCCTGCCTTTGACAGCACACCGCTACCCACCGCCACCGGCTCCCTGCGCGATGGGCGGGTGGTAGCGGAATCCGGCGGCGTGCCGCTTGTCATCACTGGCCAGCGCGGACGCGGGCGCGTAACAGTACTGACCTTTAACCCAGAGTTAAGGCCCATCACCGATTGGAAAGAGCGCAGTTATTTCTGGGCGCGTCTGCTCGACCTGCCACCGGAATGGTTTCGCGCCGAGCAGAAAGGCAATCAACAACATTACGGCGGATATTCCTTGGACGCCGCCTTTGGCGCGATGGTGGACAGCAAACAAATCCGCAAACTGCCGGTGGGTTGGCTGGTCTTGCTGCTGCTGGTTTATCTGGCGGTCATTGGTCCAGTAGATCGGTGGTGGCTTAAGAAGATCAACCGCCAGATGTGGACTTGGCTTACCTTCCCCGCTTACGTCGTGCTCTTCTCCGTCCTGATTTATATCATTGGATACAAACTGCGTGCCGGCGACACGGAGTGGAACGAACTGCATGTGGTAGACGTGTTACCCAGCGGTTCCGGTGCGTCGCTGCGCGGCCACACGTATGCCTCGGTCTATTCTCCCGCCAATGCCCCCTACCCCCTTGAATCCCTTCAGAGTTTCGCGGCGCTGCGCGGTGAATATGCCGGGCCGTATTCCGGTTGGGAAGACAGCCGCGCCATCATCGAGCAACGCGGCAACAATTACCATGCGGAAGTGACCGTGCCGGTCTGGACCAGCCAGTTGTACGTCAATGAATGGTGGCACACCCTGCCCGCTCTGCCGGTCGCGGTCAAAGTGACGGCGCAAGATCGGGAATTCAATATCCGTCTCGAAAACCGGCTATCGTACAAACTCACGCGCCTCTCCGTCATCATCGGCTACCGGATTTATACGGTGGGCGATCTGGATTCCAATGCTTCCAAGACCTTCACCTTGTCCCGCTCCGGCGGGCAACCGCTGCGCGATTTTGTGCGTCCGCTCAAAGATCAAATGCACAATGCCTCCGGCAGTCGCCGCCAGGCGTTGGGCGATGACACCCACAATCGGCTCCAAGACATTCCCAGCGCGGCCATCGCCACCGCATTCGTCGGGCTGGTCGAGGAACCGAACAATTACAACCGTTTTATCCCCTCCCCCCAAATGGATCTCCAAGGCCAACTGGATCAGGCCAATGCCGTGGTGTTTGCGTGGGCGGAAAACCGCACGCTCACGCCAGGCTTGAACCAATTCAGCCCGCGCCGGTCCCGAGTGGACACCCTGCTGCGCCTCGTTACCCCCGTCCATTGACCTCCTGAACTTATGCCCAACGGAACCACCAACGAAGTTGCCATCCAAACCACTGGCCTGACGCGCTACTACGGTGCCATCCCAGCCGTCAGCGACTTAAACCTCACGGTCAACCGTGGCGATTTGTTTGGCTTCATCGGCTCGAACGGCGCTGGCAAAACCACCACCCTGCGCATCCTGGCCACTTTCCTCGCCCCCTCCTCCGGCACCGCCAAAATCTTGGGACACGACGTCGTGTCTCAGGCGGATGCGGTGCGTCATGTCATTGGCTACATGCCGGACTTCTTCGGCGTGTACAAAGACATGGAGGTCACGGAATACCTGGACTTCTTCGGCGCCTGTTACCGCATCCCCACGGCCCAACGGGAGAAGACCGTGAGCGACGTGCTGGAATTGGTGGGACTCAGCGAAAAGAAAGGGGCATTGATCGGTGCGTTAAGCCGGGGTATGCAACAACGGCTGGGCCTGGCCCGCGTCCTGATCCACGACCCCGCCGTGCTATTACTCGATGAACCGGCCAGCGGACTTGATCCCCGCGCGCGCATCGAAATGATGGCGATCCTCCAGGAGCTTCAACGGCTAGGTAAAACCATCATCATCTCCTCGCACATCCTCAGCGAACTCCAAACCCTGTGCAACCGTGTCTGCATCATTGAAAAAGGCAAGCTCATCTACAGCGGCCCGGTCCAAGGCGTGCGCGACCAAATGTCCAGTGGCCGCGTCGTCTGGGTCACGGTTTCCAGCGACGTCAATCAGGCAATCGAAATTTTGAAAACGCACACGGAAGTCAGAGCCGTTGCACTGGAAGAAGGCCGCATCAAAGTCACCCTGAATGACCATAACACCGATCACGGCTTTGTGGCGGACATCCTGGTGCGCAGCGGCGCACGCCTCACCGGCTTGCAGGAAGAGGAATTGGGCCTGGAAGAAGTCTTCATGCGTGTTACCCGGGGCGATACGCAATAACCGGTAAAAACCGAATTCCGGAAAAGCCGAAATCCGAAACCAACCCGCACTCCGAATCGGAGTGCTATGGGGTTTGGTTTCGGATTTCGAGCTTTGGAGTTTGGCTCTTCACTTAAAGCAGCGAAGAGCCTTGACTATTCAACACCGAGGGTTACTTGCCCTGGGGCTTGGCGTCACAATTTTCCAAACCTAACGCCCAGCGGATACCGCCGAGGATGTGCTTTTGGTACGCTTCCGCGTTTTCCTTGGAGTTACTGCGTTTGAAATTCTCAGGGGTTTCGGTATCCCAAAGGTCCTCACGATGTCCCAAGGAGGTATAAAAGACGCGGCCTTTGCCAAAGTCTTTCTTCCAGGCAATCGGGTAATCTCCCGGGACCTTCGTGTTGGGATGCGCGTTCAAAGTCAACAGACCGTGCATGGTTGAGCGGTTGAAGTTCTTGATGATGTAAATTTCATCAAACACCGTCCAGTTAGCACTGAGATGCTTGCACGCCGCGCAACCGCTGTCCTGGTTGATGGCGTCCACCGACACCTGCGCCTTGTGCGTTTCAAATTCGCCGCCGAGCATGTCCAGGTACGGCGGGAATTTGTGGAACGTATCGCTGGCACTGTGCATCCCAACGAAACCGTGTCCCTCTTTGACCCAGTCAATGAAGGCTTGCGGATCAGGCAACGGCAGGTCACCCGTGGTGTTGGCAAAAATCACTGCGTCATACTTTTTCAGGTTCTCTTTGCTCAGCTTGGAAAGCTCTTGTTTGAGCTTTTCATTCCAAGCGGCTTCGAGTGGTTTGGCGGCAGCGGCATCCGCTTCGTACTTGGCCAACTCTTCCTTGTATTTCGCTTTGGCGGCCTCATTGGCATCCGGCTTGGGCGCGTTGGGCCGGCGCAGGTTGGGCTTGCCCTCCGGCTGGTGCACATAATCCACGGTAAAGGCACCGCTCTTTTCAGCAAGCATACCCAGGATCTTTTCTGCCGTGGGAATGGAGCTGTGACGGAAGCCAGTGGTCGTGGTCACCACCAGTACTTTTTTTGGTTCAGCCAAGGCGGTCAGAGCCAGCCCGGCAGTCAATGCTACGGTAATTAATGTCTGTTTCATGGTTTTCTCTACATCAAGTTAATCGTTGTTTGTACAGGCAAACTGTATGCGATAACAATGGGACATTTCACCGAATTGTCCACAGTTAAATGAATTGAATTCCACCCATCATCAACGGCGGCGTGCACCCAATTATTGCTGTCCCAACAACTCCCTGCCCTGCACGAAAACCCGCAGAGCGGTCATAACATTATACTCCGGCACCTCCACCAGGCAGAAGGTGCGCGTCTTAAGGTGATCATTGCCCGGAAGAATCCCCGCAAAGCGGGCCGCCTTTTCGCTCATTTGGCTCCATGAATCCACCCATGAACGATGCGTCATCTGTGCGGCGCGAAAAGCGCCTTCCACCGGACGCAACGCAGAGCCAGCAAAGTTGGTTTTACCGGGTTGACGCACCACCTGATCCATTCCGACTTCGACTTCCGTCCCACCCAAGCGATAACGACCGGGTCCGGCCCCGGCAGCGGCCATGGCGTCGGTGGTATAAATGACCTTGTGCTGTTCAAGCAGGCGATGGAGCAGCCGAAACGGAATCGGCGACACATGAATGCCATCCGGGATCATGCTCACGGTCAATCCCGGAAGCGCACAGACGCGCCAGAGAATATTATCATGGCGATCCAGTTCCCGCGGACATCCGTTGGCCAGATGCGTGAAGCCAGTCGCCCCCGCATGAATGGCTGCCTGCAAGATTTCCAGGCTGGCGTTGGTGTGACCGAGGCTTACTTTGAAGCCCAATGACACCGCGAGCTTGATGGCGGCAATTGCGCCCTTGCGTTCAGGGGCGATGGTC includes the following:
- a CDS encoding DNA methyltransferase, which encodes MLQLPEPLEHDMLNSSRFAPTAAKTSDKKKPSRREDNKLRLSDRPAHQWYRFVLSFPPHLVQDYIGKFGLGAGNRVLDPFCGTGTTVVECKKLGISAVGLESNQVACFASRTKLNWDIDPKALLRHAQMVADIASRRLEDDGYCDDDGTLRLLEHSRAPLRTLSDEATTLLLTNSISPIPLHKTLVLLDTLAVQQDERFANHERLALANALVNGISNLHFGPEVGIGPAKPDAPVVSLWLDGIRAMAQDLETLPHDATTEAVVYQADARDAAHVLAPQSIDAVITSPPYPNEKDYTRTTRLESVLLDFIKSKEDLRDLKRRLVRSNTRGVYKVDNDDTHVAGHPEIERIAAAIEKRRIELKKDSGFERLYARVTKLYFGGMARHLAGLRSVLRPGAQLAYVVGDQASYLRVMIRTGQLLADIAISLGYEVTSIDLFRTRLSTATREQLREEVVLLRWPGAISTTHKP
- a CDS encoding endonuclease — protein: MKSKNRYSAIIERIFKSRFKPGLTELEFERQEMVTIARDLRIELPKNLGDLVYSFRYRTALPDSIQAGAIPGKTWIIRSAGQAKYRFVLVPDVPLTPNPNLTETKVPDATPGIVAKYAFNDEQALLARLRYNRLVDIFTGITCYSLQNHLRTTVPNMGQVETDEIYVGMDKKGVHYVFPIQAKGGTDKLNVVQIEQDFGVCAQKFPALVCRPIGAQFIDDGVIVLFELEQTNDGVRINSEKHYRLVPHEEVTDVDLMNYRQRMAD
- a CDS encoding glycoside hydrolase family protein, whose protein sequence is MRLILLLALLAIPLMGAPVPTDQPAGQPPLYDFAAMIQPAPESGKFSDPDFYIWCGTMARGDDGKYHLFYSRWPRALGHYAWVTHSEVAHAVGDTPLGPFKHQDVALPARGKEFWDGLCTHNPTVHKFDGKYYLYYMGNTGDGKAMKTLNWVHRNNQRIGVAVAESPAGPWRRADKPLVDVTPGSHDALVTSNPSVTRRPDGGYLMVYKAVADKKPMPFGGPVVHLVATSDSPEGPFKKHPEPVFTKAGENFAAEDPFIWYGPDRYWAIVKDNAGHFTGAGKSTALFESPDGFSWKLSQHALVATTEITWEGGRKQKLNSLERPQLFFENGVPVVLMYAVDETSQRTHSFNVRIPLKH
- a CDS encoding ABC transporter ATP-binding protein — encoded protein: MPNGTTNEVAIQTTGLTRYYGAIPAVSDLNLTVNRGDLFGFIGSNGAGKTTTLRILATFLAPSSGTAKILGHDVVSQADAVRHVIGYMPDFFGVYKDMEVTEYLDFFGACYRIPTAQREKTVSDVLELVGLSEKKGALIGALSRGMQQRLGLARVLIHDPAVLLLDEPASGLDPRARIEMMAILQELQRLGKTIIISSHILSELQTLCNRVCIIEKGKLIYSGPVQGVRDQMSSGRVVWVTVSSDVNQAIEILKTHTEVRAVALEEGRIKVTLNDHNTDHGFVADILVRSGARLTGLQEEELGLEEVFMRVTRGDTQ
- a CDS encoding ThuA domain-containing protein; amino-acid sequence: MKQTLITVALTAGLALTALAEPKKVLVVTTTTGFRHSSIPTAEKILGMLAEKSGAFTVDYVHQPEGKPNLRRPNAPKPDANEAAKAKYKEELAKYEADAAAAKPLEAAWNEKLKQELSKLSKENLKKYDAVIFANTTGDLPLPDPQAFIDWVKEGHGFVGMHSASDTFHKFPPYLDMLGGEFETHKAQVSVDAINQDSGCAACKHLSANWTVFDEIYIIKNFNRSTMHGLLTLNAHPNTKVPGDYPIAWKKDFGKGRVFYTSLGHREDLWDTETPENFKRSNSKENAEAYQKHILGGIRWALGLENCDAKPQGK
- a CDS encoding N-acetylglucosamine-6-phosphate deacetylase, with the protein product MNVQSRMIYLRDDQIVGIDRYTSVRPNKTLFIAPLLFDPQINGYGGVDFQQDNLSAQELHRAVCSLQRDACGRFFFTLITDDWDRMLERLAHVRCLRAASPELARAIAGWHLEGPFLSPEPGYHGAHNPSLMLDPKPAHLRQLRRVAGNDPVLLTIAPERKGAIAAIKLAVSLGFKVSLGHTNASLEILQAAIHAGATGFTHLANGCPRELDRHDNILWRVCALPGLTVSMIPDGIHVSPIPFRLLHRLLEQHKVIYTTDAMAAAGAGPGRYRLGGTEVEVGMDQVVRQPGKTNFAGSALRPVEGAFRAAQMTHRSWVDSWSQMSEKAARFAGILPGNDHLKTRTFCLVEVPEYNVMTALRVFVQGRELLGQQ